The Miscanthus floridulus cultivar M001 chromosome 7, ASM1932011v1, whole genome shotgun sequence genome includes a region encoding these proteins:
- the LOC136464171 gene encoding acetylornithine deacetylase-like, with protein sequence MASPAPASLKDAVGSLDRDGFVGLLSNLIGETAHLQNDPPTYSPQEERVAQHVVDVLRPMSVDTGGGPLLVRKISYAEGRSNVIVEYPGTVPARVVSFVGMHMDVVPANASEWDFDPFSLTFDSEDKDKLRGRGTTDCLGHVALVAQLMRRLGEVKPPLKYSVIAVFIANEENSSVTGIGVDGLVKDGLLDKLKTGPLFWIDTADKQPCIGTGGMIPWHLKATGKLFHSGLAHKAINAMEMNMEALKVIQKRFYTDFPPHEKEKVYKFATPSTMKPTKWSYPGGGLNQIPGECTISGDVRLTPFYSTSHVMEKLKEYVEDINERLETILDTCGPVSKYILPDENLRGSLEITFDGDVMNGVACNLESRGYHALCKATKEIVGHVEPYSITGSLPLIRELQDEGFDVQTAGYGLLKTYHAKNEYCLFSDMAQGFQVFLSIISQLEEEA encoded by the exons ATGGCATCCCCGGCACCGGCGTCGCTTAAGGACGCCGTGGGCAGCCTCGACCGCGACGGCTTCGTCGGCCTcctctccaacctcatcggcgaGACCGCGCACCTGCAGAACGACCCGCCGACCTACAGTCCTCAGGAGGAGCGCGTGGCGCAGCACGTCGTCGACGTGCTCCGCCCGATGTCCGTGGACACCGGGGGCGGCCCGCTCCTCGTGCGGAAGATCAGCTACGCCGAGGGCAGGAGCAACGTCATCGTCGAATACCCTGGCACCGTCCCAGCCCGCGTTGTCTCCTTCGTCGGCATGCACATGGACGTCGTCCCTGCCAACGCCAGCGAGTGG GACTTTGATCCTTTCTCGCTAACCTTTGATAGCGAGGATAAGGACAAGCTTCGCGGACGTGGGACAACGGACTGTCTTGGACATGTTGCACTGGTGGCTCAGCTAATGCGGCGGCTTGGTGAGGTCAAGCCACCCTTGAAGTATTCTGTCATCGCTGTGTTTATTGCCAATGAGGAGAACTCATCTGTCACTGGCATTGGTGTTGATGGCCTGGTGAAGGATGGATTGCTTGACAAGCTCAAGACAGGACCCCT TTTTTGGATAGATACAGCTGATAAGCAGCCGTGCATTGGCACTGGTGGAATGATTCCATGGCATCTCAAGGCAACAGGGAAGCTGTTCCACAGTGGCCTTGCGCATAAG GCCATAAATGCAATGGAGATGAACATGGAAGCACTGAAGGTAATCCAAAAACGGTTTTACACTGACTTCCCTCCGCACGAGAAAGAGAAGGTCTATAAGTTTGCTACTCCATCTACAATGAAGCCAACTAAATGGAGCT ATCCAGGTGGGGGGCTTAATCAAATTCCTGGGGAATGCACAATTTCAGGGGATGTAAG GTTGACTCCTTTCTATAG CACTTCTCATGTCATGGAGAAGTTGAAGGAATATGTAGAGGACATCAATGAGAGATTGGAGACAATACTTGATACTTGTGGTCCTGTCTCCAAATATATTCTTCCTGATGAAAATCTACGAGGAAG TCTTGAAATCACTTTTGATGGAGATGTGATGAATGGGGTGGCTTGCAATCTGGAGTCTCGAGGCTATCATGCATTATGCAAAGCAACCAAGGAAATAGTTGGCCACGTGGAGCCATATTCCATCACCGGGAGTCTACCTCTGATTCGGGAATTACAG GACGAAGGATTTGATGTTCAAACAGCTGGATATG GCTTACTGAAGACGTACCACGCGAAGAATGAGTACTGCCTGTTTTCAGACATGGCCCAGGGCTTTCAGGTGTTTCTGAGCATCATTTCACAGCTGGAAGAAGAGGCCTGA
- the LOC136466023 gene encoding uncharacterized protein, producing MNDLDDEDEVDDVLQVKEKQAIPIGQIDLPVTLGNPSNYRTETLTFEGVGFPPVITVGTSFYRAYECEVESCELVLATLASEELAAIEKDIAEGAPDAKRAARSVEPTENVKEVLIDLDNSVDKTVRIDTTLSPK from the exons ATGAACGACctcgacgacgaggatgaggtCGACGATGTCCTTCAAGTGAAAGAAAAGCAGGCCATACCGATCGGGCAGATTGACCTACCCGTCACCTTGGGGAATCCGTCcaactataggacagagaccctcaccttcgagggaGTCGGGTTCCCCCCG gtcatcaccgtcggcacttcCTTCTATagggcctatgagtgcgaggtcgagagcTGCGAGCTGGTTTTGGCAACCCTCGCTTCTGAGGAGCTCGCAGCCATCGAGAAGGACATCGCTGAAGGAGCGCCCGACGCAAAGCGGGCGGCCAGATCCGTTGAGCCTACAGAGAacgtcaaggaggtcctcatTGACCTCGACAACTCCGTCGACAAGACGGTGCGCATCGACACCACCCTCTCCCCCAagtag